The following coding sequences lie in one Rutidosis leptorrhynchoides isolate AG116_Rl617_1_P2 chromosome 4, CSIRO_AGI_Rlap_v1, whole genome shotgun sequence genomic window:
- the LOC139904071 gene encoding oxysterol-binding protein-related protein 4C, translated as MDMIQVYEEGTNNEEDELVTALTAPLSLDFESVNDFKSPNLLQRVFSLLKTVRPGSDLTRFTLPPIFNIPKSQLQCYGESVYSVNNDILRRCGDGGTPLERFTYVVAWSISTLRPLMFGVAPYNPVLGETHHVSRGNLNVLLEQVSHHPPVSALHATNEKDNIEMTWCQYAIPKFCGTFIETKVLGKRQLKLVNKGETYVMNSPNLVIKFLPVPDVEWLGNVTIQCQETGLEAQLCYKGTSFFGKRGNYRSIRGKIVSLPEMKTIYEINGHWDKTVTIKDISNGKMTVIYKAKDVISALKTPVVKDVKGLCGSESAVVWAKVSECILNKSWDKANAAKTAIEEHERETARIRKLKGETWVPKHFVLSSNCKETGESEWEVRPKSTMVQPAPIVVPV; from the exons ATGGATATGATACAGGTTTATGAAGAAGGCACGAATAATGAAGAAGATGAGTTGGTTACAGCTCTAACGGCGCCGTTATCTTTAGATTTTGAGTCCGTTAACGATTTTAAATCACCAAATTTGTTACAGCGTGTTTTTAGTTTATTGAAGACTGTACGGCCTGGATCCGATCTTACTCGATTCACG CTGCCACCGATCTTCAACATTCCCAAATCACAGCTGCAATGTTATGGAGAATCAGTATATAGTGTGAACAACGACATTCTTAGAAGATGTGGCGATGGTGGGACCCCGCTTGAGAGATTTACTTATGTGGTTGCTTGGAGCATATCTACTTTGCGGCCTCTGATGTTTGGTGTGGCTCCCTACAATCCTGTTCTTGGTGAGACTCACCATGTATCGAGAGGCAACCTGAATGTGCTACTTGAACAG GTTTCACATCATCCGCCCGTGAGTGCCCTCCATGCTACTAATGAGAAAGACAACATCGAAATGACATGGTGTCAATATGCAATTCCAAAATTCTGTG GGACCTTCATTGAAACTAAGGTGCTCGGAAAAAGACAGCTGAAGCTTGTTAACAAGGGTGAAACTTACGTAATGAACTCTCCGAATCTCGTTATAAAGTTTCTACCGGTGCCTGATGTCGAGTGGTTGGGCAATGTCACAATTCAATGCCAAGAAACTGGGCTTGAAGCCCAGTTGTGTTACAAAGGCACTTCATTTTTCGGCAAACGAGGAAATTACAGGTCTATTAGAGGAAAGATTGTATCTTTACCAGAGATGAAAACTATATACGAAATAAATGGTCATTGGGATAA GACCGTGACAATTAAGGATATCAGCAATGGAAAAATGACAGTGATTTATAAGGCTAAGGATGTAATTTCTGCACTAAAAACGCCTGTCGTCAAGGATGTGAAG GGATTGTGTGGGAGCGAATCTGCTGTGGTATGGGCTAAAGTTAGTGAGTGTATATTGAATAAGTCATGGGATAAGGCGAATGCTGCAAAAACAGCCATCGAAGAACATGAAAGAGAAACAGCAAGAATTAGGAAGTTAAAAGGTGAAACTTGGGTTCCTAAACATTTTGTACTATCATCTAATTGTAAGGAAACTGGTGAGTCCGAGTGGGAGGTTAGACCGAAAAGTACAATGGTACAACCTGCTCCTATCGTTGTCCCTGTTTGA
- the LOC139904072 gene encoding glycosyltransferase BC10-like, with protein sequence MKDLQVFQPRHRAQSKKPTWIIVLVSFVCVFLVFAYIYPLQNSGACYIILSSSCNTLSSWLPPPAREFSDNEITSRVVIKDILNMPSIDTDNPKIAFMFMSPGSLPFEKLWEKFFEGHEGRFSVHIHASREKPVHSSPYFMNREIRSGKVDWGKISMVDAEKRLLANALKDPDNRHFVLLSDSCVPLRDFNYVYNYLMYTNVSFIDSFEDPGPHGSGRYSEHMLPEVEKKHFRKGAQWFTMKRQHAIIVMADNLYYTKFRDYCRPGMEGRNCYADEHYLPTFFHMLDPKGIANWSVTHVDWSEGKWHPKSYRAQDISPQLIKNITSITESVHVTSHEKKETMIMPCMWNGINRPCYLFARKFLPETQDRMIDLLTNQSTF encoded by the exons ATGAAAGACTTGCAAGTGTTTCAGCCTCGCCATCGTGCTCAATCAAAGAAACCAACTTGGATTATCGTATTAGTTTCGTTTGTTTGTGTTTTCTTAGTGTTTGCATACATTTATCCACTTCAAAATTCGGGTGCCTGTTACATCATCTTGTCTTCTAGTTGTAATACATTATCTAGTTGGCTTCCTCCTCCTGCAAGAGAATTTAGTGACAACGAGATCACCTCTCGCGTTGTTATCAAGGATATTTTGAACATGCCATCAATTGATACCGATAATCCCAAGATTGCGTTCATGTTTATGAGCCCTGGATCGTTACCGTTCGAAAAGCTGTGGGAGAAATTCTTTGAG GGACATGAAGGTAGGTTTTCAGTTCATATTCATGCTTCAAGAGAGAAACCGGTCCATTCCAGCCCTTACTTTATGAATCGTGAAATTCGCAGTGGCAAG GTAGATTGGGGTAAAATATCGATGGTTGATGCAGAGAAACGACTTTTGGCGAATGCGCTTAAAGATCCCGACAATCGTCATTTTGTATTACTTTCTGATAG TTGTGTACCTTTGCGTGATTTCAACTACGTGTACAATTATCTAATGTACACAAATGTCAGCTTCATTGACAG CTTTGAGGATCCTGGTCCTCATGGAAGTGGTCGATACTCGGAGCATATGTTGCCTGAAGTTGAGAAGAAACACTTTAGAAAGGGTGCACAG TGGTTCACGATGAAGCGCCAACATGCGATCATAGTTATGGCCGATAATCTCTACTATACGAAATTCAGGGATTATTGCAGG CCTGGTATGGAAGGGCGCAATTGCTATGCCGATGAACATTATTTGCCGACCTTTTTCCAT ATGCTTGATCCGAAGGGGATTGCAAACTGGTCAGTTACACATGTTGATTGGTCTGAAGGAAAATGGCATCCGAAATCTTACAGAGCGCAAGACATCTCACCCCAACTAATCAAAAACATTACG TCCATCACCGAGAGTGTCCATGTCACAAGCCACGAAaag AAGGAGACGATGATTATGCCTTGTATGTGGAACGGAATCAACCGGCCATGTTACCTATTCGCACGCAAGTTCTTACCCGAGACTCAAGATCGCATGATTGACCTTTTAACAAATCAATCCACATTTTGA